One Streptomyces sp. P9-A2 DNA window includes the following coding sequences:
- a CDS encoding PLP-dependent cysteine synthase family protein yields MTATAVRPAARPELFTLLGRTPVVHVTAGLPRPHPGFWAKLEGLAAGGMKARAAVSMLRGARERGELLPGAPVVESTSGTLGIGLAFAGQALGHPVVLVGDSELEPSMRQLLRAHGVRLEIVDRPAPHGGWQAARLARLRELLAVLPDGYWPDQYNNPDNTAGYASLATELASQLDHLDILVCSVGTGGHSAGIIGPLRRHWPALRLIGVDSIGSTIFGQPARPRLMRGLGSSIHPRNVAHGAFDEVHWVGPAEAVDSCRRLARESFVSGGWSTGAVARVAAWAARVHPGAVVATVFPDGPHRYLGTVYDDDFAAAHGLDPAAAATRPVEIRHPRAAEATGWTRCTRVTGPVEFAPRPEGTP; encoded by the coding sequence GTGACCGCGACCGCCGTACGCCCCGCCGCCCGCCCGGAACTGTTCACCCTGCTCGGACGCACGCCCGTCGTACACGTCACCGCCGGCCTGCCCCGACCGCATCCCGGGTTCTGGGCCAAGCTCGAAGGACTCGCCGCGGGCGGCATGAAGGCACGGGCCGCCGTCTCCATGCTGAGGGGCGCCCGGGAACGCGGCGAACTGCTGCCCGGCGCACCGGTGGTGGAGTCCACCTCCGGCACGCTCGGCATCGGGCTCGCCTTCGCGGGGCAGGCCCTGGGGCATCCCGTCGTGCTGGTCGGCGACAGCGAACTGGAGCCTTCCATGAGGCAGTTGCTGCGCGCCCACGGGGTACGGCTGGAGATCGTGGACCGGCCCGCGCCGCACGGCGGCTGGCAGGCCGCCCGGCTGGCCCGGCTGCGCGAACTGCTCGCCGTCCTGCCCGACGGCTACTGGCCGGACCAGTACAACAACCCCGACAACACGGCCGGCTACGCCTCACTGGCCACCGAACTCGCTTCCCAGCTAGACCACTTGGACATCCTCGTGTGCAGTGTCGGCACCGGCGGGCACAGCGCCGGCATCATCGGCCCGCTGCGCCGCCACTGGCCCGCGCTGCGGCTGATCGGCGTCGACTCCATCGGCTCCACCATCTTCGGACAGCCCGCACGGCCCCGGCTGATGCGCGGCCTCGGCAGCAGCATCCACCCGCGCAACGTCGCCCACGGCGCCTTCGACGAGGTGCACTGGGTCGGCCCCGCCGAGGCCGTGGACAGCTGTCGCCGTCTGGCCCGCGAGAGTTTCGTCAGCGGCGGCTGGAGCACCGGCGCGGTCGCCCGCGTGGCGGCCTGGGCGGCCCGTGTCCATCCCGGCGCGGTCGTCGCCACCGTCTTCCCCGACGGACCGCACCGCTACCTCGGCACCGTCTACGACGACGACTTCGCCGCCGCCCACGGCCTCGACCCGGCCGCCGCGGCCACCCGGCCCGTCGAGATCCGGCACCCGCGGGCGGCCGAGGCCACCGGCTGGACGCGGTGCACGCGCGTCACCGGCCCGGTGGAGTTCGCTCCTCGTCCGGAAGGAACGCCGTGA
- a CDS encoding Rossmann-like domain-containing protein — protein sequence MTSATPAPARVAAYDALLARARAGELGPDPAARRISMAFTTRQAVRHDGRGGGYRNEVLSLRLAEAVGSCAVEPGTLPDGAVEDCVGADVARLLEHPLPAVRVAALDAYLMHTAPHTPANGARAVPLPAGTSLEKSRARARAVVELLDLPPGATVLVVGVVNSLLEALRSRGLDHVPCDLKGGLTEWGETVVTDALGAAGRCDALLVSGMTLGNGTFEPLREHALRRGKQLVVFAQTGSAVLPRFLGHGVSAVCAEPYPFFWLDGGPGTVHRYRAGRPGGTR from the coding sequence ATGACCTCCGCCACCCCGGCGCCCGCCCGTGTGGCGGCGTACGACGCGCTCCTGGCGCGGGCCCGTGCCGGTGAGCTCGGCCCGGACCCGGCCGCGCGGCGGATCTCCATGGCCTTCACCACCCGGCAGGCCGTACGGCACGACGGGCGCGGCGGCGGCTACCGCAACGAGGTCCTCAGCCTGCGGCTGGCCGAGGCCGTCGGCAGTTGCGCGGTGGAACCCGGCACCCTGCCCGACGGCGCGGTGGAGGACTGCGTCGGCGCGGACGTGGCCCGCCTGCTGGAGCACCCACTGCCCGCGGTGCGCGTCGCCGCGCTGGACGCCTACCTCATGCACACCGCCCCGCACACCCCGGCCAACGGGGCCCGGGCCGTGCCCCTGCCGGCCGGGACGTCACTGGAGAAGTCCCGGGCCAGGGCGCGGGCCGTGGTCGAGCTGCTCGACCTGCCGCCCGGGGCGACGGTGCTCGTGGTCGGCGTCGTCAACTCACTGCTGGAGGCGCTGCGTTCACGAGGCCTGGACCATGTCCCGTGCGACCTCAAGGGCGGTCTCACGGAGTGGGGCGAGACGGTCGTCACCGACGCCCTCGGCGCGGCCGGCCGCTGCGACGCGCTGCTGGTGTCCGGGATGACACTGGGCAACGGCACCTTCGAGCCGCTGCGGGAGCACGCGCTGCGGCGAGGCAAGCAACTGGTGGTGTTCGCCCAGACCGGCAGTGCCGTACTGCCCCGCTTCCTGGGCCACGGGGTGAGCGCGGTGTGCGCGGAGCCGTACCCCTTCTTCTGGCTGGACGGCGGCCCCGGCACCGTCCACCGCTACCGCGCCGGCCGCCCGGGAGGCACCCGGTGA
- a CDS encoding ATP-grasp domain-containing protein has product MAHLLVIESWVGSMSRLLPRAIREGGHEFTFLTRDLHHYLRSTPGAPAHPLLGARNVITADTNDAEALLPQVEWLHTVFGFDGVISSCDYYLPAVARAAERLGLPGPGAESVRTACRKDATRRVLAEAGLPQPRFAVHEAWADLARAAREIGYPLVVKPVDLCAGMYVRRVDDEEQLASAVRELAGFPVNARGQRRAPVVLLEELLDGPEVSVETVSHAGAVHVVGMTDKSVGGAPAFIETGHMFPAALSAADAEAAGHTALGALKALGLTDATVAHTEIKLTSAGPRVVEVNPRPAGNRITELVRHVTGIDLAAAFVDVSLGRAPDLRHTATGLASAAVGFLVPRTTGTLEALDDNRLRTVPDVLEVQLAEPGTQVRAAGSNNEYLGHVMVGDAEGPGARARVETLLGELHSGLVIR; this is encoded by the coding sequence CGGATCAATGAGCAGGCTGCTGCCACGGGCGATACGGGAGGGCGGACACGAGTTCACGTTCCTCACCCGCGACCTGCACCACTACCTGCGCTCGACACCCGGGGCCCCGGCACACCCCCTGCTCGGTGCGCGCAACGTGATCACGGCGGACACCAATGACGCCGAAGCCCTGCTGCCCCAAGTGGAGTGGCTGCACACGGTGTTCGGGTTCGACGGGGTGATCAGCTCCTGCGACTACTACCTGCCGGCGGTGGCGCGGGCTGCCGAGCGGCTCGGACTGCCCGGCCCGGGTGCCGAGTCGGTCCGCACCGCCTGCCGCAAGGACGCCACCCGTCGCGTCCTGGCCGAAGCCGGTTTGCCCCAGCCACGGTTCGCGGTGCACGAGGCGTGGGCCGACCTCGCGCGGGCGGCTCGGGAGATCGGCTATCCGCTGGTGGTCAAACCCGTCGACCTGTGTGCGGGCATGTACGTGCGGCGGGTGGACGATGAGGAGCAACTTGCCTCCGCCGTACGGGAACTGGCCGGTTTCCCGGTCAACGCGCGCGGGCAGCGGCGGGCACCCGTCGTCCTGCTCGAAGAGCTCCTGGACGGCCCGGAGGTGAGCGTCGAGACGGTTTCGCACGCGGGCGCGGTCCACGTCGTCGGCATGACCGACAAGAGCGTCGGCGGAGCACCCGCGTTCATCGAGACCGGCCACATGTTCCCCGCGGCCCTGTCGGCCGCGGACGCGGAGGCCGCCGGACACACCGCGCTCGGCGCGCTCAAGGCGCTCGGCCTGACCGACGCCACGGTGGCGCACACCGAGATCAAGCTGACCTCCGCCGGACCGCGCGTGGTCGAGGTCAACCCGCGGCCCGCCGGAAACCGCATCACCGAACTCGTACGCCACGTCACCGGCATCGACCTCGCCGCCGCCTTCGTGGACGTCTCCCTGGGCCGCGCACCCGATCTGCGGCACACGGCCACCGGACTCGCCAGCGCCGCCGTCGGCTTCCTCGTGCCGCGGACCACGGGCACGCTCGAAGCCCTGGACGACAATCGGCTGCGAACCGTGCCGGACGTGCTGGAGGTACAGCTCGCCGAACCGGGCACACAGGTGCGGGCGGCGGGCAGCAACAACGAGTACCTCGGCCACGTCATGGTGGGCGACGCCGAAGGGCCCGGCGCCCGCGCACGGGTCGAGACCCTGCTCGGCGAACTGCACTCCGGGCTGGTGATCCGATGA